The following DNA comes from Streptomyces sp. Ag109_O5-10.
CAGCTCCAGGTAGTTGAGCAGGCCCTGGCCGTGCCGGGCGACGTGCGTGTACAGGTCGCGCATCCGCACGCCCCGCCCGCGCAGGGCGACGGCCCGGTGCAGACCCTCGGTCAGCTCCGACTCGCGCCGGATGCCGCCGGGCTGCACGGTCAGCACCTCCTGCGTGCACGCCTCCGTCGCCTCGTCCATGGCCGCCTGGATCCGGGACAGCCCGTCGAGCACCCGGATGGCCGCCGTGCCCTCCGCGGACGCCGAGACGGCCTGCAGATGCCGTCCCAGACCGGCGTACCACTCGAACGCCGCGACCGCCGACCCCATCCGCCGCTGGCTGTCCGTCACCTCGTCGTAGACCCCGCGCAACAGCCGGGTCATGACCTCCTGCGGTGCGGTGGGCACCAGCCAGTCCATGTCGTCGGGATCGGGGTGCAGCAGCGCCAGTTCAAGCAGGCAGGGCACCGCGTCGGCGTCCGTGCGCGACACCCGGCCCCGGCGCACGGCCCGGGAGTACACCCGGTCCCCGGCGGTGCACAGCCGGTCGGCACCGTGTGGATGCTCCTCCGTCCCGTGCCCGGCCATCGCCCATTCCACCCCCGGTTTGCTGCCTCTTCCGCAGCGCAACTATGAGCGGTCCGGACCGGGTCCGCAACACGGCTCCCCTCACGCGGGGCGCCGTAATGCCCGGATACGACCGCATATCGCACCGCCTCCGCCGACAACATTGCAACAAGATGACGGTAGTGGCAGGGGGTGCGCGCGGCATCGCGAGAGCCGCTTGCCACGGGTGTCGCCGGACACCCGGCGGGGCACCGGGCCATCCTCCCCCGATCGACAATCGGGCCGGGGCCCGTGCAACGCGCGCACGGGGGAGACGCGTTGCGGGGAGGGCCGCTCGCGGGCGCGTGACGCGGCGGTCCCGGCGAATCCCCGAAATCCGCCAGTGATCGCCGCGTTACGTGCCCGCTCTAACGTCCCTCCATGGCGGACATATTCGACGCGTACGCGTTGGCCGACGCGTGGGACGAGATGTTTGTGCGGCCGGGTGAGGTCAGGACCGCCTATGAGCCGGTACTGGCTGCGCTTCAGCCGATCGAACCGAGTGAACTGCGGTTCCGGGCCGACCAGATGGCCCGGGCCTTCACCGACCGGGGGGTGACCTACGCCTTCGCGGGCGAGGAACGGCCCTGGCCGCTGGACCTGGTACCGAGGATCCTCGACGCCCTGGAGTGGGATCTTCTGCGAAGAGGCGTGGCCCAGCGGGTCCGGGCGCTGGAGGCCTATCTGGCCGACGCCTACGGACACGCGCGGGCCTTCGAGGACGGGGTGGTGCCCTGGCGGCTGCTGCTGGGCTCGCCGCACTTCCACCGGGCCGCGCACGCGGTGGAGCCACCCGGCGGGGTGCGCATCCATGTGGCCGGAATCGACCTGGTGCGGGACGAGGCCGGGGTCTTCCGGGTCCTGGAGGACAACGTACGGGTGCCGAGCGGGGTGTCCTACGTCATCGAGAACCGGCGCGCGATGACCCGGATCTTCCCGTCGCTCTTCGCCGAGCAGCACGTGCTGCCGGTGGACGGGTACGCGGGACGGCTGCTCGCCGCCCTGCGGGCCGCGGCGCCGGGCGGGGCGGCGGGTGATCCCCGGGTGGTCGTCCTCACCCCCGGGCCCAGCAACGCGGCCTACTTCGAACACGCCCTGCTGGCCCGGCTGATGGGCGTGCAGCTGGTGGAGGGGCACGACCTGGTGTGCCGGAGCAACCGGGTGTGGATGCGCACGACGCGGGGCGAGGTGCCCGTGCACGTCGTGTACCGGCGCCTCGACGACGACTTCCTCGACCCGCTGCACTTCCGCCCCGACTCGGTGATCGGCTGCCCCGGCATCCTGAACGCCGCCATCGCGGGGAACGTCACACTCGCGAACGCAGTGGGCAACGGCATCGCGGACGACAAACTCCTCTACACCTACGTCCCGGACCTGATCCGCTACTACCTCGGCGAAGAACCGGTTCTCCCCAATGTCGAGTCCTACCGGCCTGATGAGCCAGGGCAGTTGGAGGCCGTCCTCGACCAGGTCGACCAGCTGGTGGTGAAGCCGGTGGACGGGGCCGGCGGGCAGGGCATCGTGATCGGCCCGAAGGCCGACAAGGAGACCCTGGAACGCACTCGCAAAGCAGTCGCGGCCGACCCGCGCGGCTTCATCGCACAGCGTCCGGTCGCCCTCTCCACCTCCCCCACCCTCTCGGGTGAACGGATGGCCCCGCGCCACATTGACCTGCGGCCGTTCGCCGTGAACGACGGCGACGGCATCTGGGTCCTGCCCGGCGGGCTCACCCGGGTCGCCCTCCAGGAGGGCAACCTGATCGTCAACTCCAGCCAGGGCGGCGGCTCCAAGGACACCTGGGTGCTCGCCGAGGGCCCGGCGGAGCGGCCGGCGGCACCGACGGCGGCACAGCCCGACGTCGCCCCGCGCCAGCTCGGCCCCGTCAGCACCCCCAGCGTCGTGCACGAGGGGGCACAGCAGTGAAGGAGCGCAGCAGGATGAAACCGTCCCTCTCCTGGGCGACAGGGGTTCGTGGCTCACACCGCTCGGCCGCTCGGCGAACGGTCGGGTCCTACGCGATCGGCACCGGCCGGGTGGGAACCCGCCCGATCTCCCCGGCGAACGGAGGTTGCCGTGCCGGCCTGGTTCTCGCTCAGCACGTGTCCACCGCACCGGCCGATGTGTGACCGGGGGACTCGATGAACGACGTGATCCTCTCCCGTATCGCCGAGTCGCTGACCTGGACGGGGCGGTACGTCGAACGGGCCGACGCCACCGGCCGGATCCTCGACGCCTACCTGCACCGGCTGCTGGAGGACCCCTGGCGCGACGAGGACGCCGCCTGCCGGTCGCTGTACGCGATCCTCGGCGTGGACGCCGGTCCGGAACGGGTCGACATGCAGCAGGTCCTGGACCAGCTCGCCTTCGACGCCCGTTCCACCTGCTCCATCGAGGGCGCGCTGGGCGCCGCCCGGCTGAACGCGCGCAGCGCCCGTGAGGCCGTCTCCTCGGAGATGTGGGAGTGCCTCAACTCCACCTGGCACGCGCTCGGCGACCGGCGCCGCGCGGCCCGCCGCACCGGCCCCTACGCCTACCTGGAGCTGGTCCGCAGCCGGGCCGCGCTCTTCTTCGGGCTGGCCGACTCGACGATGAGCCGGGACGACAGCTGGCGGTTCGTGGTCCTCGGGCGCAGCCTGGAGCGGGTGGACATGACGGTACGACTGCTCTCGGTGCGCGTGCTGGACGCGGCGCACGCGCCGGACTGGCCGACGCTGCTCAGCGCGAGCGGCGCCGACGAGGCGTACGCCCGCGTGCACAGCGGCTTCGGGGACACTCCGAGAGTGGCCGAATTCCTGCTCCTGGACCGGGACTTCCCGCGCTCGGCGCTGCACGCGCTGACCACCGCCGAGGAGTGCCTGGCCGCGCTCGGCAGGCCCCGGCAGGACCCGGCCCGCTCCCCCGTCGGCCGGGCCCGCACCCGCCTCGAATACCTGGACACCGTCACCCTGGAGGAGCAGCTGCCGGTCCTGCTGCGCGACCTCCAGCAGGCCTGCATGGCGTCCGCCGACGCGGTGGCGGAGCGGTTCTTCCCGTACCAGGGGCCCGTGCAGTGGGCCCAGGAAGGGGCCTGAGATGGCTCGTCGCCTCCGCATCCGGCACACCACCCGGGTCTCCTACGCGCAGCCCGTGGCCTCCTCGCACAACGAGGTCCGGATGACGCCGCTGACCCTGCCGGGGCAGACCACGCTGGACGCGCGGGTCACGGTGCAGCCGGCGACCGCCGTCTGGTCGTACTGGGACTACTGGGGCACCCAGGTCACCGGCTTCGACCTCCTCGAACCGCACGAGGACCTGACGATCACCGCGTCCAGCCTGGTGGAGACGGCGGCGCCGGGCCCGCTGCCGGCCGCGCCGAGGTGGGCCGAGCTGGCCGCACGGGCGTCGGGATCACGGCTGCTGGAGTTCGTGACACCGACCGGGCGTACGTCGGTGCCGAAGAGGCTGGTGAAGAAGGCGCTGGGCGCGGCGGCGGGGCTGGGCCCGCACGAGGCCGCGGTGGCCGTGTCCGGGATGGTCGCCGACCGGGTGACGTACCTGCCGGGGGCGACCGGGGTGAACACCTCGCCGGCGGAGGCGTGGGCCCAGCGGGCGGGCGTCTGCCAGGACATCACCCATCTCACCGTCGCCCTGCTGCGGGGGCTGGGGCTGCCGGCCCGGTACGTGTCCGGGTACCTGCACCCGGACCGGGAGGCCGAGCTGGACCGGCCCGTCGCCGGGCAGAGCCACGCCTGGATCGAGTACTGGGCCGGCGACTGGTGCGGGTACGACCCGACGAATCGGGTGCGGGCCGGGGAGGACCACGTGGTCGTGGGCCGGGGCCGGGACTACGACGACGTGACCCCGCACAAGGGGATCTACCGGGGGGTGCCGGGCGGGGCGCCGGAGGTGACGGTGGAGTTCACCCGGGTCGCGTAGTCCTGCGCGGGTGCGCGGGGGCTGCTCGCGCAGTTCCCCGCCCCCCTTCCGGGGCGCTGGAGCAGCTCCCGGCTCCACGCGCCCGGCGACACTCCTACTTGAGGCCCGCCGACGCGCAGGCGGACTTGTACGCGGCCGTGCAGATCTGCGAGATCTTGTAGATGCCGTCCGCGACGACGGTGTCCTTGATCTTGCTCTTGGTGACGGCGCTGACCTGCACCAGCTGGGACGGGATGTTCTTGGTGGTCGGGCTGTCGACGGTGTCCTGGGTGAGCGCGTCGAACTGGATGTCCTTGCCCTGGACCTTGTAGACGGCCATCTGGGCGGCGGCCTCGGCCTCGTCGGGGTACGGCTTGTAGACCGTCATGTACTGCTCGCCGGTGAGGATCCGCTGGATGGCGTCGAGGTCCGCGTCCTGGCCGGTGATCGGCGGCATGGTGGTCACGCCCGCGGCCTTGAGGGCCTTGACGACACCGGCCGCCATCGCGTCGTTGGCGGAGTAGACGGCGGCGATGTTGTCCTTGCCGAGCAGGTCGACGGCCTTGGTGACCTCCTGCTCGGCGATGTCCGGGTTCCAGTCCTTGGTGTCGTAGGAGTAGCCCGCGGTCGTCACCTTGCCGTTCAGCTCGGACAGGGCGCCCGTCTTGAACTGCTTGGCGTTGGGGTCGGTCGGCGAGCCGTTGATCATGACGACCTTCTCGGAGGTGTCGACGTTCGAGCCGAGCGCCTCCAGGAGGGTACGGGCCTGGACCTCGCCCACCAGCTCGTTGTCGAAGGAGACGTAGGCGTCGATGGGGCCCTCGGCGAGGCGGTCGTAGGCGATGACCGGGATGCCCGCGGCCTTGGCCTTCTTCACCGTGCCCGCGATGGCGTGCGCGTCGACGGCGTCCAGGACGATCACGTCGACCTTGTCGGCGATCATCTGCTGCATCTGCGTCGCCTGCGTGGAGGCGGACGAGCCGGCGTTCTGGTAGTCGACCTTGCCCTGGTTGTTGGTCAGCTCGGCGATCTTCGACTTCATGATCGGGTAGTCGAAGTTGATGTAGCGGGTGTTGATCTTGTCCGGCATCAGCACGCCCACCGTGATGTCGTTGCCCTTCGTCGGGGTCGCGGACGTCGACGAACCTGTCGCGTTGAGCACGCCGCAGCCGGCAAGCGAAAGGGTCATCGTGGACGCGGCCACAAACATGGCTATACGACGCATACGGGGGCTCACTTCAGGTGCGTTCCGGACGTGGGCTGCTTTGCGACCCAGATGTCTGAAAAGACAACGCGTAGGCCACACCCGGCGTCAAGCGGAACTACTTAACGAGTGCGCAACGCCACGCTCCGCTGCTTGTGTGAAGGCTCAGCGGAATCACCTCCAAACACTCTTTACGGACCCTCCATCCAAAGGGAGTTCACGGGTAGGCAAAGATCAGTACAACCAACGCGGTTCCTCACGAGTCGACATCCGGAACGACCGTGTCGGTCGTACGGATACGACCAGAGGATCGAATGAACCCAGCCAGAAGCGCCGCGGCCGCTGCCGTGGTGCTCGCCACCGCCGGCACCCTGCTCGGCGTCGCCGTGCCCACCGCCTCGGCGGCCACGACCTGTGCCTCCCCTGTCTTCAAGCGGCAGTTGTTCGCGAACACCACGTTCAAGGGCACCCCGAAGAAGACCGCCTGCGACTCCGCGATCGACGAGAGCTGGAGCGGCGCCCCGGCCTCCGGCCTCCCGAAGGACAACTTCGGGGTGCGCTGGAGCGTCACCCGCGACTTCGGCTCCGGCGGCCCCTTCGCCCTCGCCGCCTCCGGCCTCGACGGGATCCGGGTCTACCTCGACGGCGTCCGCAAGATCGACCTGTGGAAGAACACCACCAAGACGGTGACCAAGACCGTCAACGTCACCGTCCCGTCCGGCAAGCACACCCTCCGCGTCGACTACGTCAACTGGACCGGCACCGCCAAGGTCAAGTTCACCTACACACCGCGCACCTCGACCGGGGTCGACAAGGTCAGGCCGCTCGCGCCGACCGGGGCCTCCGCCGTCTACCGGCCCGACGGGGAGGGGTCGTACACCGACGTCACCTGGGCGGCCAACAAGGAGATGGACCTCGCCGGTTACCGGCTCTACCGGCGACTGAAGGGCTCCGGCAGCTGGACCGAGGTGGCCTCGGCCACGGCCGGCACCCGCCGGGCCCGGGTCCAGACGCCGCCGACCGGGCAGTCGTACTACTACGAGGTACGCGCCCACGACAAGGCGGGCAACCAGTCGGCGGGCTCCGCCGACCAACTCGTCGTGTCGCAGGACCTGACCGCCCCCGCCGCCCCGGTCCTCACCGCCACCGCCGTCGAGGCCTCCAACGACCTCTCCTGGACGGCCCCCGCGGACGCCGCGACCTACAAGGTCTTCCGCAAGTCGGCGTCGGAGACCTCGTACACCGAGCTCGCCGAGACCACCGGCACGAGCTACTCGGACACCAAGGCGTCCTACGGCTACGCCTACGACTACAAGGTGAGCGCCCTCGACGCGGCCAGGAACGCCCGCTCCTCCAACGTGGTGCGCAGCACCCGGTCGATCCTGCCGCCGCAGAACGTGACGGCGACCGTGCCGCGCTACGGCGCGGTGTTCACCTGGACCGAGCCGGCGGGCGGCGACACCGCCGACTACAAGGTCTACCGCTCCACGACCTCCCCGGTGGAGCTCACCTACGCCAACCTCACCGACTGCCGCAGCCGCAAGAAGAGCACGGACGCGGCCGGCAACACCGTCCGCTCCTGCGTCGACTACGACGGCGACCAGGGCGCCACCTACCACTACGTGATGATCCGGCAGAACACCGCGGGCCGCTGGTCCACCGGCTCCGCCGACATGACCGTCACCCGGCCCGGCGACGAGGTCCCGCCGCCGCCCGTGACCCACCTGACGGCCGTGCCCCTGGAGTACGGCGTCAAGCTGGACTGGGACGACAGCACGGCGGCGGACATCGACCACTACGAGGTCTACGAGGACCCGGAGCACTACGAGCCCTCGTACCTCGAGTCCGTCCCCGCCGGCAGCTCCGAGTACGTCGTCGGCCCCGAGGTGGCGAACGGCGAGACGAAGGCCTACATCGTCGTCCCGGTCGACATCTACGGGAACTCCGGTTCGTACGAGGACAGTCGGGACATCCCGAAATGGGGCGGCCCCTACTCCAAGGTCACCGTCACCGAGCAGAACCTCACCCCGGCGACGGTCCCCGAGGACACCGCGGACTGCTCGCTGACCACCTACTCCACCCTCGGCGACGAGGGCGGCATGTACATCGACTGTGCGGACTCGGTGGCCACGGACGCCGCCGGCATCAACGTGTACCGCTGGGACCCCGCGACGCGCACCTACGTCCGGGTGACGGACGTTCCGCTGGCTCCTACCGCCACCCACTACACCGATCCCACCGTGCCCCACGGCACGACCGTCTTCTACGTGCTCTCGGTCGTCGCTCCCGACGGCTCGGAGACCTTCAGCAACGTGGACGCCTGTGCGTCCCTGCCGAACGGAACCTGACCCCTCGATGAAGACCACCCTGCAGGCGACGGCCGTGGTGCTGGCCACCACGGCCGGTCTCCTCACCACCGTCGCCGTGCCCACCGCCTCGGCGGCCACGACCTGTGCCTCCCCTGTCTTCAAGCGGCAGTTGTTCGCGAACACCACGTTCAAGGGCACCCCGAAGAAGACCGCCTGCGACTCCGCGATCGACGAGAGCTGGAGCGGCGCCCCGGCCTCCGGCCTCCCGAAGGACAACTTCGGGGTGCGCTGGAGCGTCACCCGCGACTTCGGCTCCGGCGGCCCCTTCGCCCTCGCCGCCTCCGGCCTCGACGGGATCCGGGTCTACCTCGACGGCGTCCGCAAGATCGACCTGTGGAAGAACACCACCAAGACGGTGACCAAGACCGTCAACGTCACCGTCCCCAAGGGCAAGCACACCCTCCGCGTCGACTACGTCAACTGGACCGGCGCCGCCAAGGTCAAGTTCACCTACACACCGCGCACCTCGGCCGGGGTCGACAAGGTCAGGCCGCTCACCCCGCTGGCCCCGCTGGTGTCCTACGACGGCAACGCCAACACGACGAAGCTGAGCTGGGCGAAGAACCGGGAGATGGACCTGGCCGGCTACCGGGTCTACCGGCGCCCGCGCGGGAGTACCGGCTGGACGAAGGTGGGGACCACGGCGTCGACGTCCCTGACCGACGCTCCGCCCGCGACCGGCGCCCTCTACTACTACGAGATCCGCGCCTACGACAAGGCCGGCAACGAGTCGGCCGGCACCGCCGACGCCCCGGTCACCAGTGCGGTGCTGCAGACGCCCGCCCGGTTCACCGTCTCGGCCACCGACACGGGCGCCGAACTGAGCTGGTCGGGGGTGCGCGCCGCGGTGAAGTACCGGGTGGAGCGGACCGACTTCCACGGTGTGGTCACCAAGTCCTGGGAGCTCGCCCACACGGTGAGCCTCACCGACGGCACGCTCACCCGGGGCGAGACCGTCAAGTACCGGGTCGCGGCCGTGGACGGCTCGGGCCACGCGTCGCCGTTCACCGACCTCAAGGCGGTGACCCGCCCGCTGGCCGCGCCCCGCGGACTCACGGCGACCGCGGGCATCGGCAGCGCGACCCTCCAGTGGACGATGAGGGCCGCGGACACCCCGTACGGCGAGTTCCGCGTCTACCGCTCAACCACGCTGCCCGTGGACACCTCGACGGCGCAGTGGGTGACCTGCACGACCAGCTACACCACCCTCTCCGACGGGTCCCGCCGGTACAGCTGTGGCGACTTCTCGGCCGAGGAGGGCACGACGTACCACTACGCGGTGGCGAACGTGCAGTGGCCGCAGGTGTCCCCCCTCTCCGGCACCGCGACCGTCACCACGCTTGCGTCGGACAAGCCGCCCGCCCAGGTGACCGGCCTGACCGCGACGGCCACCGAGTACGGCATCGAGCTGGACTGGGACGACAACACCGAGGCCGACCTGAACCGGTACGTGGTCTACCGGGGCACGGTCCTCGGCGAGGAGGGCGACGAGCAGGTCTGCTCCGGCTCGGAGTGGGCGTGGCTGTCCCCGTCCACCTCGCGATACCGGGACGTGCGGCTGCCGGACGGCGATCACGCCTGCTATTGGGTGGACGCGATCGACACCGCGGGCAACTCCAGTCGGTGGCTGGGGCCGGTGAGCGCGGTCGCCGTCGACGAGCTGGACCTGACCCCGTCGGTGGCCACCCCGGAGGGCTCCCCGCTGACCCTGACGGCGGACACCCCCGACTCGGGCGGCGTCCACCTCGCGTGGAGCGCGGTCGACTCGGCGACCGGCTACCAGGTCTACCGCTGGAACCCGGCGACGCGGACGTACGAGAAGCTGGCGGCCACGGCCGACCGCTCCTACGACGACGCCACGGCCGCCCGCGGCACCACCCACCACTACTGGGTGACCGCGCTGTACGCCGACGGCACGGAGTCGGCCCCGGGCGCGGAGTGGGCGATCCTGGAGCCGTGAGCAGGTGTGGGAAAGGGGGCCCCGGCTTTCCGCCGGGGCCCCCTTTCTCGTCGAATCCCTCGTCGAACGCGCCTAGTCCTTGGCCTTCTTCGGCCGCCACACCACCAGCGCGCTGGTCTGCTGGACCTCCTGGTACGGAACCAGGTCGCGGCGGTAGGAGGCGTGGACGGCGGCCTCGCGCTGCCGCATCGCGGCCGCCGCGCCATCGACGGCCGCCTCGAGTTCGGCGACCCGCTGCTGGAGCGCCAGGACCTGGTTCTCCAGTTCGATGATGCGCTTGATGCCGGCCAGGTTGATGCCCTCGTCCTGGGACAGCGTCTGCACCTGGCGGAGCAGTTCGATGTCGCGGGCCGAGTAGCGGCGGCCGCGCCCGGCCGTGCGGTCGGGGGAGACCAGGCCGAGCCGGTCGTACTGGCGCAGCGTCTGCGGGTGCAGTCCGGAGAGCTGGGCCGCCACCGAGATGACGTAGACCGGGGTCTCCTCGGTCAGTTCATACGGGTTACGTCGACGGCCGTCCATCTCTTCATGCTCCCTTCGCGGCCTCGAACAGCTCGGCCCGCGGGTCCTCGCCAGCGGTCGCCTCGCGATACGCCTCCAGTGCATCCCGAGCATTCCCCGACAGGTCCTTCGGGACACTCACCTCGACGGTGACCAGGAGGTCGCCGCGGGTGCCGTCCTTGCGGACCGCGCCCTTGCCACGGGCGCGCATGGTGCGGCCGTTGGGCGTGCCCGGGGGCAGCTTCAGGGTGACCGGCGGTCCGCCCAGGGTCGGGACCCTGACCTCGCCGCCGAGCGCCGCCTCGGTGAAGGTCACCGGGACGGTCACCGTGAGGTTGTCGTCCTTGCGGCCGAACACCGGGTGGGTGTCCACGTGCACCATGACGTACAGGTCGCCCGCGGGGCCGCCGCGTTCGCCCGGTGCGCCCTTGCCGCGCAGCCGGATGCGCTGGCCGTCGGTCACCCCGGCGGGGATGCGGACCTGCATGGTCCGGGACGACTTGGCGCGGCCGCTGCCCTTGCAGTCGGGGCAGGGGTTCTCCGCGATCAGGCCGCGGCCCTTGCAGTCCGGGCAGGGGTCGGTCAGCGAGAAGCCGCCGCCCGATCCCCGCGCCACCTGGCCGGTGCCGACGCAGGTCGGGCACACCCGAGGCGTGCCGTTCACGTCGCCGGTGCCCGAACAGGCCTTGCAGGGGGCCTGCGAGGACATCCGCAGCGGGACCGTGGCGCCCTCGATGGCCTCCGTGAAGCTCAGCGTGACCTCGGACTCGATGTCCTGGCCGCGCCGCGGCTGGGTACGGCCGGCCGTGCCGCCGCCCCGGTTGAACAGGCCCCCCAGGACGTCACTGAAGCCGCCGCCGCCGAAGCCGCCGCCCCCGCCCTGGGCGCCTCCCCCGAAGAGGTCGCCCAGGTCGAAGTTGAAGTTGCCGCCGCCCGCGCCCGGCCCCGGGCGGAAGCCGCCGTTGCCGAAGAGGGCGCGTGCCTCGTCGTACTCCTTGCGCTTCTTGGGGTCGCCGAGTATGTCGTTCGCCTCGGAGATCTCCTTGAAGCGCTCCTCGGCCTTGGCGTTGCCCTTGTTGGCATCCGGGTGGAACTCGC
Coding sequences within:
- the dnaJ gene encoding molecular chaperone DnaJ, giving the protein MSTKDFIEKDYYKVLGVPKDATEAEIKKAYRKLAREFHPDANKGNAKAEERFKEISEANDILGDPKKRKEYDEARALFGNGGFRPGPGAGGGNFNFDLGDLFGGGAQGGGGGFGGGGFSDVLGGLFNRGGGTAGRTQPRRGQDIESEVTLSFTEAIEGATVPLRMSSQAPCKACSGTGDVNGTPRVCPTCVGTGQVARGSGGGFSLTDPCPDCKGRGLIAENPCPDCKGSGRAKSSRTMQVRIPAGVTDGQRIRLRGKGAPGERGGPAGDLYVMVHVDTHPVFGRKDDNLTVTVPVTFTEAALGGEVRVPTLGGPPVTLKLPPGTPNGRTMRARGKGAVRKDGTRGDLLVTVEVSVPKDLSGNARDALEAYREATAGEDPRAELFEAAKGA
- a CDS encoding PA14 domain-containing protein, with translation MNPARSAAAAAVVLATAGTLLGVAVPTASAATTCASPVFKRQLFANTTFKGTPKKTACDSAIDESWSGAPASGLPKDNFGVRWSVTRDFGSGGPFALAASGLDGIRVYLDGVRKIDLWKNTTKTVTKTVNVTVPSGKHTLRVDYVNWTGTAKVKFTYTPRTSTGVDKVRPLAPTGASAVYRPDGEGSYTDVTWAANKEMDLAGYRLYRRLKGSGSWTEVASATAGTRRARVQTPPTGQSYYYEVRAHDKAGNQSAGSADQLVVSQDLTAPAAPVLTATAVEASNDLSWTAPADAATYKVFRKSASETSYTELAETTGTSYSDTKASYGYAYDYKVSALDAARNARSSNVVRSTRSILPPQNVTATVPRYGAVFTWTEPAGGDTADYKVYRSTTSPVELTYANLTDCRSRKKSTDAAGNTVRSCVDYDGDQGATYHYVMIRQNTAGRWSTGSADMTVTRPGDEVPPPPVTHLTAVPLEYGVKLDWDDSTAADIDHYEVYEDPEHYEPSYLESVPAGSSEYVVGPEVANGETKAYIVVPVDIYGNSGSYEDSRDIPKWGGPYSKVTVTEQNLTPATVPEDTADCSLTTYSTLGDEGGMYIDCADSVATDAAGINVYRWDPATRTYVRVTDVPLAPTATHYTDPTVPHGTTVFYVLSVVAPDGSETFSNVDACASLPNGT
- a CDS encoding transglutaminase family protein, with amino-acid sequence MARRLRIRHTTRVSYAQPVASSHNEVRMTPLTLPGQTTLDARVTVQPATAVWSYWDYWGTQVTGFDLLEPHEDLTITASSLVETAAPGPLPAAPRWAELAARASGSRLLEFVTPTGRTSVPKRLVKKALGAAAGLGPHEAAVAVSGMVADRVTYLPGATGVNTSPAEAWAQRAGVCQDITHLTVALLRGLGLPARYVSGYLHPDREAELDRPVAGQSHAWIEYWAGDWCGYDPTNRVRAGEDHVVVGRGRDYDDVTPHKGIYRGVPGGAPEVTVEFTRVA
- a CDS encoding heat shock protein transcriptional repressor HspR, translating into MDGRRRNPYELTEETPVYVISVAAQLSGLHPQTLRQYDRLGLVSPDRTAGRGRRYSARDIELLRQVQTLSQDEGINLAGIKRIIELENQVLALQQRVAELEAAVDGAAAAMRQREAAVHASYRRDLVPYQEVQQTSALVVWRPKKAKD
- a CDS encoding sugar ABC transporter substrate-binding protein encodes the protein MRRIAMFVAASTMTLSLAGCGVLNATGSSTSATPTKGNDITVGVLMPDKINTRYINFDYPIMKSKIAELTNNQGKVDYQNAGSSASTQATQMQQMIADKVDVIVLDAVDAHAIAGTVKKAKAAGIPVIAYDRLAEGPIDAYVSFDNELVGEVQARTLLEALGSNVDTSEKVVMINGSPTDPNAKQFKTGALSELNGKVTTAGYSYDTKDWNPDIAEQEVTKAVDLLGKDNIAAVYSANDAMAAGVVKALKAAGVTTMPPITGQDADLDAIQRILTGEQYMTVYKPYPDEAEAAAQMAVYKVQGKDIQFDALTQDTVDSPTTKNIPSQLVQVSAVTKSKIKDTVVADGIYKISQICTAAYKSACASAGLK
- a CDS encoding helix-turn-helix transcriptional regulator; the protein is MAGHGTEEHPHGADRLCTAGDRVYSRAVRRGRVSRTDADAVPCLLELALLHPDPDDMDWLVPTAPQEVMTRLLRGVYDEVTDSQRRMGSAVAAFEWYAGLGRHLQAVSASAEGTAAIRVLDGLSRIQAAMDEATEACTQEVLTVQPGGIRRESELTEGLHRAVALRGRGVRMRDLYTHVARHGQGLLNYLELMGDAVEARTLDEVIDRLILFDRTVAFIPANADRTMALELRHPALVEYFVTVFERLWRLAIPLTAPLPDTGIEGISHREQSIAALLAEGHQDAVIAERLGISVRTCRAHIARLSETLGAASRTQLGVRIAQVGLDRPPGEAGTAAPDTALDAVSLPDQGSPSVR
- a CDS encoding PA14 domain-containing protein translates to MKTTLQATAVVLATTAGLLTTVAVPTASAATTCASPVFKRQLFANTTFKGTPKKTACDSAIDESWSGAPASGLPKDNFGVRWSVTRDFGSGGPFALAASGLDGIRVYLDGVRKIDLWKNTTKTVTKTVNVTVPKGKHTLRVDYVNWTGAAKVKFTYTPRTSAGVDKVRPLTPLAPLVSYDGNANTTKLSWAKNREMDLAGYRVYRRPRGSTGWTKVGTTASTSLTDAPPATGALYYYEIRAYDKAGNESAGTADAPVTSAVLQTPARFTVSATDTGAELSWSGVRAAVKYRVERTDFHGVVTKSWELAHTVSLTDGTLTRGETVKYRVAAVDGSGHASPFTDLKAVTRPLAAPRGLTATAGIGSATLQWTMRAADTPYGEFRVYRSTTLPVDTSTAQWVTCTTSYTTLSDGSRRYSCGDFSAEEGTTYHYAVANVQWPQVSPLSGTATVTTLASDKPPAQVTGLTATATEYGIELDWDDNTEADLNRYVVYRGTVLGEEGDEQVCSGSEWAWLSPSTSRYRDVRLPDGDHACYWVDAIDTAGNSSRWLGPVSAVAVDELDLTPSVATPEGSPLTLTADTPDSGGVHLAWSAVDSATGYQVYRWNPATRTYEKLAATADRSYDDATAARGTTHHYWVTALYADGTESAPGAEWAILEP
- a CDS encoding alpha-E domain-containing protein, coding for MNDVILSRIAESLTWTGRYVERADATGRILDAYLHRLLEDPWRDEDAACRSLYAILGVDAGPERVDMQQVLDQLAFDARSTCSIEGALGAARLNARSAREAVSSEMWECLNSTWHALGDRRRAARRTGPYAYLELVRSRAALFFGLADSTMSRDDSWRFVVLGRSLERVDMTVRLLSVRVLDAAHAPDWPTLLSASGADEAYARVHSGFGDTPRVAEFLLLDRDFPRSALHALTTAEECLAALGRPRQDPARSPVGRARTRLEYLDTVTLEEQLPVLLRDLQQACMASADAVAERFFPYQGPVQWAQEGA
- a CDS encoding circularly permuted type 2 ATP-grasp protein — its product is MADIFDAYALADAWDEMFVRPGEVRTAYEPVLAALQPIEPSELRFRADQMARAFTDRGVTYAFAGEERPWPLDLVPRILDALEWDLLRRGVAQRVRALEAYLADAYGHARAFEDGVVPWRLLLGSPHFHRAAHAVEPPGGVRIHVAGIDLVRDEAGVFRVLEDNVRVPSGVSYVIENRRAMTRIFPSLFAEQHVLPVDGYAGRLLAALRAAAPGGAAGDPRVVVLTPGPSNAAYFEHALLARLMGVQLVEGHDLVCRSNRVWMRTTRGEVPVHVVYRRLDDDFLDPLHFRPDSVIGCPGILNAAIAGNVTLANAVGNGIADDKLLYTYVPDLIRYYLGEEPVLPNVESYRPDEPGQLEAVLDQVDQLVVKPVDGAGGQGIVIGPKADKETLERTRKAVAADPRGFIAQRPVALSTSPTLSGERMAPRHIDLRPFAVNDGDGIWVLPGGLTRVALQEGNLIVNSSQGGGSKDTWVLAEGPAERPAAPTAAQPDVAPRQLGPVSTPSVVHEGAQQ